The Pelecanus crispus isolate bPelCri1 chromosome 16, bPelCri1.pri, whole genome shotgun sequence sequence aaaagaagaaaaaaaagccactgacACCAGGAACAGATGACAAGAGGAAAGAGTAAGTCTACCAGTTAACATTAACTTCAGCAAACTAGAGGACTTGATACCCATACTTATTCAGAAGTAACCAGTATAGTGTGAACACTTTTACATGTTCCTTAACACATGATCTTACAGAtaaatttttttagttttaggGCCACAGTGACCTAAGAGATGCAGTTAAGTCAAAATGTGACAAGCTTTGCTTCTCTTAAGGAAAATGCAAGCTGTACTTCAACTTGACACCACCTACCATGTGCTTTTCATCCTAAGGGACAACACCATGGCTTCAAAGGAAAGCCAAACATCTCTATAGCTGCTTAGATTTTCCAGGTAAGACTAATAAAACCGCTAGGCAGTTCTCAGATACAATCTCCCCTTGGCCACTTGGAGCTGGTGTAGAAACAGTATTGCATTTTACAGcttaaattatttaatacaCACTTACTGTACTTTGATTTTACAGCTTTGATTATTCATCATAGGAAACTACAGTCTGTCCATATAcaccaaatatttttaacttagtATCTAAGGATTTGAGGATAGGTATATATAACCACTTCCTTCCCCATCCAGAAAAACACATCCAGTGCATGTCCAATAGCTCCCAAGCTTAGATTTATAACAGACATCAAAACTTTATAAAGGAAGCCATGGAGAGAGCCACTACTACTAAATACTGCCAGATGGTAAAAGCTACTTTCCCTCCcttgcagcagcactggagtTTTATCGCCTTCTAGTACCTCCCCACTTAACAGCTTGAAAGAGTCCAATTTTTTATCTTGTGTGGAAGCCTGAAGTCCCAGCAGTGAAACTCTGTATAGGACTGACTGAAGTAGAACCCTTGTTCCTTCACAGAACCTGAACCTACAGGGACAATAGTGATGAAAGGAACCTACAGAAAACATAGAATATCATACACAAAGGAGATTTAAGCAGCAGTGAGAACCACTGCAAAAGATTTGATGGGACAGGGAAGACGGACTACAGGATAGAAACTCGGCAGTTAGAAAGAAGGGTGCTGCAAATCCCAGAAGTTTCCCTGAGTCTAGGCAAGGATTTTTGCACATCAGTGTCTTGGCTGATATGTTTACAAGATGGATACAATATGAGAATTTGTTCTTGTTTAACTGTTCTGCTAACTCCTGAGAATGGCAAAGACAGCTAAACATTTAAACTTGCTGAGCACACCTACACGAAGGAAAAGACTGACTACATACCTCTGAAGGAGAGGGGTAACTTCAATACTGTGTTTTTGACTCAAGTGCTTTAATAATCCTCACAGCAGTTTTTGAGTGAGTGCCAACTTGCACAAGCTGTTTTTAATAACTTGTCTGGTGTGctgcagtcacagaatcattgaatgctttgggttggaagggacctttagagatcatccagcccaaccccctgcagtgagcagggacagctttaaccagatcagggtgctcagagccctgtccaacctgacctggaatgctTCTAGGGATAATCCTAGTCCTCAGTATGTGTTGTTATGCCTGTTCCATTATTGCTCAACTGTACATTGACAATAATGCAAGCATACAGAATTTACCTGATAATAGGCAGCTCTCTGTAACTGCTCACTGGCTCTTTCCACATGGACTTCTGCACTTTCCACATTTGCCTCTATGCTAtctatggaaaaataaagagaactcattgtaaaaatatttcagagcttcagtgtttaaaaaaatagtcagAAATACAATACTTTTTAcacaaaatactggaaaatttCACCTACATAAGCAAAATATGTAATTGAACTAAAAAGAAACTTCCTAGTATCCAAACAAACTTACCAATCATATCTCCTTGGTCATGAATCATCATGGCTAAATCCTTAAATATCTGATTGACATCCAAAATGTCTGCCTGAAGACAACAGTTTGACAAGTTACAACAAACATTGGTTACAATTTTTCTAATCCTCATTCTTAGTAACCTCTTCTGACTGTCGCTTAAAGTGTCAGAACAGATACCGTCATTCACTGACTGAGGTGACTTGATGCTACTATCTATGGAACTTGGGATTAACACAAAAGCCTATAATATTCCTGCTACCGAATATGTGTTTCATCACAATAGCAATTAGCACAGTATGGAACTGAGATGAACATTGTAACATGAGTTGCTCCTACCAATCCTGAAGGACCACCAGTcaacactgaaggaaaatataCCTAGTCTCCTtcaacaggagcagggagattgATCTTGGCATCAATCCTCTCTACAAGGAACTCTGTTCCTCCACCTTCAGATCTCCTCAGCCCATCCCATTAGTTAGCACTGCACGACTTCTTTGGTTTATCTCCCAATACTGCTAACTGTGCAGGATCTACTGGTCACCTCTAATTGCCTGattgctgtttctctttctttaatgaGTTCAAGGTCCTGTTCAGTTATTGCCACATCTTCTTCCTGAGACTGCATTTGATTCCAATCTTCACCACTggaaagagatggaaagaaagTACGACTTTTTCTCTGAGTACAGGTACTTCCACACTCCATTTATAGCAAAGCACCAGCGAGTTAAAGTTGAAAAGTTTCCTACAGAACAACCCCCAGGTTCCTGGCCCTGCCACTGTATACAGAGACAGGACTGATTTGTGACAACAGTTACGAATTGGAACAACTGAAAAAAGGGACAGGtcaggaaaaatgaagaaactggAAAGCAGTTACATGCATAGAATACTCTGTTCTCGGATGTGACAGTCATCTACAGCATTATAGAAGAAACCTCcttctttcagttctgcttttttttaaaaaaaaaaaacaaaacaaaacaaacctgtgccttccttccctctcaccATCCTCCAAAAAGGGAGAAATCAGGGTGAAAGTTTTGATAGAGAGTAGCCTGCAAGCGCaacattttcagaacaaaagaacTCCTGACAAGCATCTGGATTCAAAGATTCTCACTTGCATTTGGAGATACGAATAAAGCGttttagtattttaatgtattagTCTAGTAAGAACTTCAAATTACATCACACACCAAAAGAGATGTTAAAAACCAAGCAATTCTGCATCCCAGTCTACCTCTCTCCTGATGCGCTGGTACTTCGTAACTGCTGCACAGTTACACCAGTTATAGTGAAGGCGGTACCTATAATCCAAGGCCAGCTATATGTTCAGCATAGAAAGTTCTTCAAGGGCAACATCCCCCTCTTCTCAACAAAGAGGAGTGTGCTGGAAAGCACTGTAACATTCCAGTGCTAGGTATACAACACTAAATAGTAAGTTTTAAAGTCTCGAAGTGCCAGAAGAAATGAAGATAAACTACATGACTAGGTCAGAGACAGCTGACCATCAATTCAGCTCTGAGATGACAGTAGGTTTTTTAGATATTTAAGGCAGGAGTTTCTGACATGTAACACACAAGAACAACTTCCAACATGGAGTAGCTGCTGTGTGCCACTATTTCCCGCTGTGCTAAGAGCCTATGCATGAACAGGTACCTGTCTGGTTCCCCTTGCTTTAGCAAGCAAGGCCTTCAAACTCATCATAGCATCTGTCTAAAACTGGACAACCTGGGGTTTTCACTCCTGACTTGGTATGTGAGAGCACAGTGCTAATGAAGGGGATGCAAGCAGCTGATCAGGTGAAGTGCAGTTTGCAGAGAGAGGATGTACAGATGACATGTAAGCTAGGTCTctcaatttaaaaagttaaaggATTTATATAGATGGGCCCAACAGATTTCATCCCAGTTTTCTCAAATATACATACAGTAGAAACTGACACAGTAACCACAGATACTTCTGGAGTGTCTTGAGTTCTCTTTACTCACACTGTAGAGTTGATATAACATTTTACAAACCTACCTACTATACAGGCACACTGTTACTGCAGAACTGATACAACTGTCTGACAGGTGACAGTAATGCTGTCTTCTGCATGTTCTAGGATTAGTTTGCCAGTGCCTAAGGTCCAGGACTTCTGAATTTAAGGCAGCCTCAACCACTACTCTGTAATAGCTCCAACTGTGCTGCTAGGTAACACTCAAACccatgaaataaatatacagCTCTTTGTGGGAAGATTCACAGTGAGGGAAATCCTGTCTGGTAATCTTGTGCCCACAGTCCAGAAAACCAGGCGCTCCAACTGCCACATACTAGGGACTCTACCATTCCCCTCAGGGCAGTAATCACACAACCTCCATTTAAGGAGGATGAAATACTGTCATATGCCATTAATTTTTTACATTGTATATTACAAGTACCATAATAATTGCATTTCAAATCTTTTTGCTTTACATTCAGCTAGCAGACCCTGGCCCAAGTTACAATACCTTACCACAAAAACTTTAGTTATACATAGTTAAAACTATACATCAAGAGTACAAGAAGCTGTTACCTATCAAATGAAACAAGCTGTTCTTCTCTGAACCGCTCATCAGCCTGGAAGAGATAAGTGACTTATTAGTCTTGCAGACTACCAGGACCACTTGCAAAATCAACAGGAGTATCTTAAGACAAAGGCATATATTGTCCAGAGAGTTCCTTGAGAATGCCACTGTCACTTCAACTTTCAGATTAAACTTAGGTTAATTAAGATTAGATTTAGATTCATctttagatttaatttttagatTCCAAGTTCTCTGCAAATCAGAGGTAACCGAGAGATCAAAAGCAGCTAGTCCATTTACTCAGACCAGCTGCCATTGTTTGTCACTTCCTTTCTCAACACGTAGCAAAAAAATTTGGAGCGTAATCCAACTGATAAATGTGTTCCCTTGTAGAAGTTAAGAATGCATACTTAACACAAAGCCCCAAGGCAAGGTGAGAAAAATGCTTTCCCTGGCCTTTTTATTATGAATTCTTAGTAGCCAGAGGGGTTTGTCAAAACATAACATGGAGAAGGTTTGAACATACATTGGAGATATTAACAGGACAGAAGctataagaaaataaagaaacatagTGTGAGATTTAAGATTTAAGGTGTGATAAGCTTCCAACTGACCTCTTAAATTTTATAGTCTCAGGCTGACATCAAGCAAAGAGCAGCCTGCAATGCTTTGCTATTAATTATACTTTGACTCCCCATCTCATCTTCCACAACATCTGCAACTACTAGGATTCCTTCCCTCCTCTACTAACATTGACAAGCAGCATACTGAAATGAGTGCCTAGTACTTACAACATCTGGAGTGACAAAACTAATGCACCAAGGCCTCATCTGCTCTCAGTAATGTGTCAGTAGACAGCTATGAAGTTGGTAGGCAAGTACAAGATCTCTCAAAAGACTTTAGTTCACTGTATCAATACAAAATTCGTATAAATACTTACAGAGATACGGGAGCCAGCTCTTGCCCTTGCTAcagtctctttttccttctctgacaCTCGCCTCTGTATTGCCTGGAAGTTATTTAAGGCTGCGGAGAAGTCATTCATTAAACGTTCTTTCTGAAGCCTCTGCTGGCGCTAAAGaattgaaacaaaaacaagTGTTCAGATATTCCCATTCATGATAATGTAACTGTCAGACTCTCAAAAAACCCATCAtcttaacaacaacaacaatgaaTGCTGGCATTCAAGTGATCTTTTGGTTCCAGCATTCTGGGGCACTGGAGAGAACAAAAAGCCCACCACGTTTTAATTTATTATGTCAAATGCTCTACGCCTTGCCTATTGCAGAACAGTTTTGTTCTGTAATTTCAATCTAGTTTTAAGTCTGAGGTAGACAGGTCTTCTACACCATTACTTTTATTCAAATCACATTCCAGTAATCTACCACATTTAATTACGTACCTTTTGGATACCTACAGTGCCTTTTGGATACCTACAGTGCCTTTACCCTCTATTCCTCTACTTAGCCAACCTGGTAGTGCTTAACTTTCTCTTGTCCTGATAAGACAACCCCCTTAACTTTCCTACATTCCAGAACATTACATTCACATTTCCAGAACCAATGACAACACCCATTACCCCAGTTTCATAAGCTGTGTCTCCCAGCCATGACAGACTACAAGCCTGGTGTTATTTGATCAGAGAATATCCTTAGTCCTGATAACCATTTCAGTTTATCTTTTCTCCAAATACATTAGTTGTAATATTCCTTTTCATCCTCATTTTACAGTGTCAATTTATTTAGCCTGCACAGAGTATCTCCTTCAAGTGTTGTGACATCCTAGTTATGGAAACAAGAAGTTGTGAAAAAGCTTGTCCCAAGGACACTCAATACTCTGGTGAGTTCTTATGTTTTCCATTAGAGAGACTCCCAACAGCTGTCTCAAATTGCAGGCTTTCCAGTATTGTAATCTTTCAATGAGTTTGTATCAATTCAACAGCCGtttcaaggaaataaatgttttcaattaattttttctataATAAGCCGCTACAGCAGCCTCATAATACACTGCAGCTTCCATCTGAGCCGTCTGGAAGTAACAACCCTTCTGCCAGAGGAGATCCTCAGCATGTTGATGCCAGCTCCTGCAGATTTTGACTGGATTGCTCCAACAGGCTTCACTAGGCTTCAAAAGTCACTGCTACATTCAGCGAGATGCACGTGACAAAATTTTGTTCACCAGAGGGAgattaactgaaaaatatttgctgaacaAACAGGCAAAACATGGCCATGCTTACAACTGGCATATAAAcctttaaatacagaattagaCTATGACAACATCTGCTGACCCATATCCACAGATCATCCCACAACAGTACCACAAAAGCAGATGCATCAGTATTGTGGTAGTGATTTAACGTAGAGCAAGGAAACATCAACAGCAGAGGACTGTCCCTTCCCGTTCCCATAGGGAGGGGGAATTCAAAGGACTATTTGGCAAGATAAAGTCATAATCCTTGCCTCACtatattttgctttattcaAATATGAGCAAGGTGAgtcagctttttcttcccctgctaaTAAATCACATGCAAGGGAAAGCTTTTTGGTGTGATCACATTTCATACTGACATGCAGTTTGCTATGAGTTCTTATCCTAAAACACTGCCTTGCATCACCAGGCACTTTGTAAAcaagattatttttcagaaatttactcagaaaaacagaatagtGTACTCAGCTCTCCCCAGACATTTAGGGCTTCTTATTCTCATGCAAGTTAGTTCTATACCTATTTGCCGTTGGGAAACATTGTTTTCCCAGTGTCATATAAGCAGCCAGGATGTAGCCACTTTAATGTGTTTCCCTACTTCAACAACATTCTTTATTGCAAAAGCCTGCTGTCTCTTCAGCTGTGCCAATTCAAGCTTTGTGAGGCTGTGGTCTATGATAGTTTCATGAAAtgagtgatttaaaaatatgcccAGACAAATTCTGTGTGCCTACCTGTTCAGAAGCAGATAGAGGAAGTGGTAGAGACCCTAACTCCTTCAGGTATTCATTGGTCTCTTTGGCAAGGCAGTTTGCAGAATGCTGTAGCTGTTGTCTGAAATGGAAGTTCAAAAGCAGTTATACAAGCTTCTACCTAAAAAGCAGTCTCTGAGCTTTTCAGTTGCCAAAATAATGACCAAGTAAGGGCTCTGAGATCACACATCTTTATGGTGGGTTCCCCCCACCCAATGGAACAGAGATGTACTTTTAGCTTTTTCCATTAACTTGACTCTGgactatgtttaaaaaaaaaaaataaaaaattcaaagacGTTCTGTGCTCCCTGCTAACTAGTACAATTCAGtagttttaaaaagatatttttctccaaTGGCGTAAGAGAGAGAAATTCAAGGGAGAGACAGCTTTATTCACTGGACATAATCACTCTTTCAGGGTGAATTCCTTGTGGTACCAGTTGGTAACTAACCATTCACTTGACAACCGCCAACTCCATTGGTTAAATGTACATTTGATAAAAGTACAGAGACTCAGCGCTATTAAATTCCTATGTTTTTGTGAAAATTAATGGTCAGAGAGAGGAATGATCCAGCTTCTACTTTGGGAAATGCAAGGCTTTCCCTTGAGCCTTTATGTTTTCCAACAATATTGCAATTCAAAGCTATTGTTGCAAAGGATCTAGTGCAGCAGCACCTTTGTTAGCACACCACAATACAGAAAGACGTTAGTTACATTGAACTTAATGTAAAGACATCATCTTGCACATCAAAGATGCAGTTTATTAGAAAGAATGCTAGTGCTTCACACAGAACAGAACcgcaaattttattttgtggcCATATGCAAAAAAACTAACAGTGTAGATGAGGAAGACACAAAATACTAAAACAAGAACCAACGTTTTTTGGCATTCAACAGATGCAAGATGCTTAAGTGAAAGTCACCTATTCAGCCCAATAGATACACAAATCAAAGTATTCAGGCTGCATTACTGTATAAGTTGACCTCCAATATGCGAGCTGAATAAACCACCcatgcatttttatattaaatttgtACAGCAGCTGACCATTTGTGGAGTGCAACCACTTTCACCTTAAAGAGGAGGGCCATTTCtacaatgaaattaaatggaaagaCGTTTGTTTTGTCCCCCAGTGATTAGTTCTTTAATCTACTGATTAAATACAGATAGAGTCAACTGAGCAGCTCAGGCAAAcaaattcttttctctcccaaCTGGGATCTGGTCTCATCCTTCAAATGTAGTGTATATAGCTATCACCACAAATTATGAACTTATCAAAAAAATCAGCTATTATCAGCTAAAAAACAGGGAAGTTGTGTATTCAGAGATTCAAGGTACAGTCACATGAAGAGATAAGGGAAGAACTtacttttaagttttcttttatgACTCCAGCAATTATTCTTCTTATAACTTGCTATTTATGCTTTACAAGTTTGTAAAAGATGCACAGACATACAGACTCCGTGTTCAGTCTCCCTAGGAGTCAGTTTGGACTATGCCTGTTTAAATGTCTTCTATATTGTCCCCCACTGGCACATTATTCTTCTGAAATTACATGTAGCATTTTGGCTGCCACATAGGATTGCTAATCTTTCTAGTGTCTAAATCCATCTGTAATACAAGCTACTTTTTCATCAGTTATGGGTCTTCCttgctgtttttccttattGGTCTTATGTTAGGACCAAGTACCTAGTACGGTATTCATTTCTTCTAAACCACAAGTGAAGCTACTATGGCTAATCCTCAGAGTAGAGCTAATGCGTGCCTGATGTACTACTaccttttttaaacaaactatACCGTTTCTAACCATTCCTATCCAGCAGTTTTGAATGGCTTCTCCAGAGTCCTGCAGAAACACCTTAATTCGTCCAGTAAGCTACTTAACGCAGCTAGTAATTTTTGGTTTGTAGGAGTGTATTAAATTTATATAATAAAGCATCTCTCCAAAGCAAGTAACCCAGTTCCTCTA is a genomic window containing:
- the STX12 gene encoding syntaxin-12 isoform X2, with amino-acid sequence MSQLGTKQDSSKLQESLQQLQHSANCLAKETNEYLKELGSLPLPLSASEQRQQRLQKERLMNDFSAALNNFQAIQRRVSEKEKETVARARAGSRISADERFREEQLVSFDSGEDWNQMQSQEEDVAITEQDLELIKERETAIRQLEADILDVNQIFKDLAMMIHDQGDMIDSIEANVESAEVHVERASEQLQRAAYYQVTLLDWNKNDIQRGHNTNSHYLNPVVSKVSGICPMVLLVSKSLWF
- the STX12 gene encoding syntaxin-12 isoform X1, coding for MSYGPLDPRRPGAPPPPRDFGGIIQTCSANVQRIAQYTAQIKNLMSQLGTKQDSSKLQESLQQLQHSANCLAKETNEYLKELGSLPLPLSASEQRQQRLQKERLMNDFSAALNNFQAIQRRVSEKEKETVARARAGSRISADERFREEQLVSFDSGEDWNQMQSQEEDVAITEQDLELIKERETAIRQLEADILDVNQIFKDLAMMIHDQGDMIDSIEANVESAEVHVERASEQLQRAAYYQKKSRKKICILILGLVVASIIIGFIIWQTAK